A window of Bos mutus isolate GX-2022 chromosome 3, NWIPB_WYAK_1.1, whole genome shotgun sequence genomic DNA:
CCTCAGAGAGGCTGTTTGCCTAACCTCCCAGCACATTTCCTTTGTCTTTAAGGCATTTCGTTGTTGTTATGGCCGACTCTtttacaaccacatggactgtagctcgccaggctcctctctccgtagaatttcctaggcaagaatactggactactCTCTGGAATTGTTTTGTTTGGTCTGTTGGTTTATTTATCTAGCTTTCTCATGACAATATTACTTTTTTGGGAGACGTGGTCTCCCGACTTTCTCCCCAGActtcagcacctagaacagtgcaaGGCGCACAGCAGGCGCCCCACAAAACATCTGGTGACGAACGAGCGAGTGCAAGAGGAAGCAAACGCAGACACTTGAAGTCTTAGGGACCTGTCTTGAAGCCTCCTAGACTCTAGAACCTAGAGGGTTCCCTGAGAGGGAGAGGATTGAGGCGCCCAGGGGCCATGTTTCAGGGCCTACCAGTAATAAGTGACTGTGCAGGCCCCGCACACCCGCTCGGCCGGGGCGTCGCACACCTCACAGCAGAGCCGGCGCCCCTTGGGCACCGCCAGAGGGTAGATCACGTTCATGCCGCGGCAGACGGTGTTGTCAGTCTCCAGGACGGTTGCCCGGCGAAGACACACCGGACAGCGGCGTCACGTGACCGACACGGCGCAGCCTCATCCCCCGCATTTGGAGGGTAAGGGGAGGGACGTGTGGCTCGTCTGACAACTTGGGAGTGCGTttgtaggttgtttttttttttttttaatgaaggaggaaaaaaaccaaacaaacaagcTATCCCTCCACCTCTCCCCCTCCCGCATCTCTCTAAACCCAAAGGTTAAACAACCGGGCAATCATATTTTTAGATGCGGTCCTAGTCTAGCAGGGTCTGTACGGTAGCCGATAAGGATCAAACACGGCCGACCGGACCGTCACGCAGGCTAGGAAACTAAACAAGGGGGTGTGCCTCTCAGCCGAGAACTCAAGTGTCAAACTCGCAGGGTGCAGGGCGGAACCAGCACGTATTTCCAGACAAGCGGAAACCCTGCGCTGACGTCCAGCGCTCCGTAGCCAACCGGCCAGTTACTATTGCGGCTGCGCGCGGGCCAGGTAAGGGGCCAGGGGGCGTGGCGCCGAAGGGCCTAGAGTTTGCGCAGACGCGGAGGCGCTTGGGGCTGATGGCGGCTGTGGACCTGGTTGCCGAGTTTCCCCAGCCGGCCGGTGCTGCGCGCTGGGCAGAGGTTATGGCTCGCTTCGCCGCCCGGTTGGGCGCGCAGGGCCGACGCGTGGTGTTGGTCACTTCCGGCGGCACCAAGGTCCCTCTGGAAGCCCGGCCTGTGCGCTTCTTGGACAACTTCAGCAGTGGGCGGCGCGGTGCTAGCTCGGCCGAAGCCTTCTTGGCCGCGGGCTACGGGGTCCTGTTCCTGTACCGCGCGCGCTCTGCCTTCCCCTTTGCCCACCGCTTCCCGCCCCAGACCTGGCTGTCTGTTCTGCGGCCCTCCAGCCAAGCGCCTTCGGGCTTGCTGAGCCTGGAGGCGGAGGAAAAAGCACTCCCGGGCTTCGCCGCAGCTCTGCGGAGCTACCAGGAAGCTGAGGCTGCCGGCACCTTTCTGGCCATAGAGTTCACCACTTTGGCAGACTATTTGCATTTGCTGCAGGCTGCAGCCCAGGCTCTCAACCCACTAGGTGCGTGCCTTTAGGAGTTCATCGGATGCCAGGAGGCAGAGTCTTTCCCCCTAGACACATAGTCCCTTACTATATACCCAGGGCTCTCACAACGGAGGACCCTGAGTTGAAAAGGAGCTGACTCCGTACCCTTCTCTGATTTATTACACTCTGTGCTTCTTTTTTCAGGTTCTTCTGCGATGTTTTACCTGGCTGCGGCCGTGTCAGATTTCTATGTTCCTGCCTCTGAAATGCCTGAACACAAGATCCAGTCATCTGGGGGCCCACTGCAGGTGATGGGCGCTTCTCTTCCAGAGATCTGATTCCCTATAACCAATCTTGGGTTAATTTCCTTTTGATCTGGAGATGGCCTTTCTGCATTCCGTATGTGCTAGGCACTAgggatacagagatgaataagacACCGCCCTCCCTCAAGAACCTCACAATCTGTTGAGGTTGCTGGACACAGACATAATTACAGTACAGAGTGATAAATGCTCTAGTAGAGGTACGTACAAAGTGAAGTCAGAGCATGGGGTGAGTGAATCTTGGGGAAAGTCAAGGCTTTCTGGAGGAAATGGCTTGAACTGGGTTTTAAAAGATGAGCAGAAGGTGTACCAGACCAAGGGAAGATCATTCCAGATAGAGTACACAATTGGAGCTCAAAGATGGGCATTGTGTTGTGAACTGACATTGTCTGGTAAAGCTGGAGAGTGGTGAGGGTGGAGGGCAGACTGAAGGGACAGCTTCCTTCATAGAAAATTTTGTGTTCCTTAAGGAGCTTGAATTTAATCCTATGGAGCCAAGGGAAACCTAAGAGAATGAGATAAAGTTTTTGTTTGTGAAGAACATTCTGGCATCATTGTGAAAAGTGAATTAGCGTGGTGGGGGCAGATTAGATGGTTATTGTTGCAGCTTAAGGAGAAGGTATGGGGAGGGTAGTGGTGTGGTGAAGATGCTGAAATCATCTGGCTTCTTGGAACCTGAGGGAACTCAAGTCTTTTATTGGGTAATACAAGTAGGATTTAAATAGGAGAAACTACCTGTGGAGCACTTGCTGATTCTGTGGGACagttcattttttcatttcttcagtaaatgtttattgagtacttactatatgccaggcactattgtAGGAGATAAGGCAGTGAAAAGGAACATATTGTGCCCTGGCTTTGCTTATACTCTGCAGAGGAAACAGTCAGATGCATActatattgctgctaagtcgcttcagtcatgtccgactctgtgcgaacccgtaaacagcagcccaccaggctcccccgtccctgggattctccaggcaagaacactggagtgggttgccatttccttctccaatgcatgaaagtgaaaggtgaaagtgaagtcactcagtcgtgtctgactcttagtgac
This region includes:
- the PPCS gene encoding phosphopantothenate--cysteine ligase isoform X1, which produces MAAVDLVAEFPQPAGAARWAEVMARFAARLGAQGRRVVLVTSGGTKVPLEARPVRFLDNFSSGRRGASSAEAFLAAGYGVLFLYRARSAFPFAHRFPPQTWLSVLRPSSQAPSGLLSLEAEEKALPGFAAALRSYQEAEAAGTFLAIEFTTLADYLHLLQAAAQALNPLGSSAMFYLAAAVSDFYVPASEMPEHKIQSSGGPLQITMKMVPKMLSPLVKDWAPKAFIISFKLETDPSIIIDRARNALEVYRHQVVVANILDSRRSSVVIITKDSETKLLLSEEEVEKGIEIEEKIVDDLQSRHTAFIHDKN